The Flavobacteriales bacterium genome contains the following window.
ACTACCTAACAATTACTGAGAGTAAGAAGCAATTCAAAGATAACGGCGAATTCTATTACGAAAAACACAAGCTATTTCTATATAAAGAAGACTTTGATAAGTTTTCAGATGGGTTGGGTGAGGCGTTAGGCAAAATAGCTGAGCTAAATGAAGGAGCAGAACAAACGAAAGTTCCTACAAGCGATACTTCTACAAATGTCTTTCCCTATAATTTTATATTCGACTATG
Protein-coding sequences here:
- a CDS encoding DUF3276 family protein; protein product: MEGKDNYGQAPVFSKVVRAGKRTYFFDVKQTKGKENYLTITESKKQFKDNGEFYYEKHKLFLYKEDFDKFSDGLGEALGKIAELNEGAEQTKVPTSDTSTNVFPYNFIFDYDFIGTLANHQTNFSKGNPSFA